The Myripristis murdjan chromosome 6, fMyrMur1.1, whole genome shotgun sequence sequence acgtcacagggtctacgttggtgggaggagaattgctctgtgtgtttgcagaggtatgttggacacacacgcgctgcgtaggaaatgcgtgcttcgcacaacccccgtacgctcttcaaacgctgaagcataattcagcctttattgggcagtgagttcacattccccatgatTACCGCAGGTACCGTAGGTTTGTATcgccacttcttctccagccgcttaaggctgaattatgcttccgcgtaggaagagcgtacggaggttgtgcgaagcttacgggggttgtgcgaccgccgcagagccttgccgcgcgcctcccaaaaattgtaactacgcggaccctccgcagccccacaagagctgtgattggtccgccgaagtacactatttccggcatttcattgcaaccggcatcacattcctgttgttgtgccgtcagcgccgttttttttttttttttttaaactgttgtgtctcgactcgtcggttgtgtttgaaaactttggagagtgcccgcacctatacgactcgtccactcgccacagaagagcagcgaccatacgtcacagtgtctacgttggtgggaggaggattgctctgtgtgtttgcagaggtatgttggacacacacgcgctgcgcaggaaatgcgtgcttcgcacaacccccgtacgctcttccaacgctgaagcataattcagcctttagccTCCAGCTTAGCGCCGGCTCTACAGCCTCGGAACGGTCTCCTCACCTCGTCAGGTAAATGTGGAACCACGCCGACACGGGACTTGGTCTTCAGAGAAAGTAGTTGTTTTCTCAAGTAAACGAGTTTCACCGGGTGAAGATCCATAGTCAGGTAGCACACGGaggtacaaaaataaaaaacggaacaactcaacaaaaaagtaaacaacaaacacggacatacacggagctgctgaaaaggctgcCACTCGCCAGTACagaagtaaagaaagaaagaaacatgtAAATCTCTAtactgaaatacatattttgatagtttttactattatttaattaactgaatgctggaaatatgtagttaggtagttgctgCAACCACAGTTATAGACATCCATGCAGCTTTTGCATAACATGGTCACCCGTCCCGACAGGAAAACAGCAGTTTGCTGcggggacagacagacagacagacagacagacagaggacagacagacagacatatcaGAAAACTGCACTGTTGTGCGATGTGGGaggttacactgcaaaaagtcaaatcttaccaggattatttgtcttatttcaagtcaaaatgtcttatttctagtcaaaatatctcattacacttaaaataagacatgatcagctcagaaattacttgtctttagacaattttcacctgtttcaagtgaaaatttacttgaaacaagttaaaattagcttgaaacaagaaacaaattctgccaatggaagcAAATTTTAGCAaagttcacttgtgtcacaagtaaaattTGCTTgctccattggcagaatatgtttcttgtttctagcaaattttaacttgtttcaagtaaattttcacttgaaacaggtgaaaattgtctaaagacaagtgatcatgtcttattttaagtgtaatgagatatttttactagaaataagacatttttacttgaaataagacaaatgctCTTGGtaacattttgactttttgcagtgtatgagtTCACTGCAGGCCTGTCAACTCCTGGTGGGCCAAACCTGTCctgcttcactgcaaaaactcaaaatcttaccgcCTAAACAAAACACGGAATAAGTCGAGGAACTGGCCGTCGATCAGCCTGCAGCTTCTGGGAGCTTTTCTTTGTCCCTTCCACTTCCTGGTTTAGATGCATCTTGAAGTTCAGAAAACTAACTCTAGACTAAAATAACAGATTCACCAAGGAGCCACTCAGGACGAGGGAAACGACTTGAAGTTTAAGAAGTGGTAGTCCTTCAACTGTACATACACtattatgatgatgatcatcatcatcatcatcatcacatcatatGTAAATAAAACCTGACTGAGAGGGAAGCTTGCCCCCGGTGCAGACCTGGGTCAGAACACATCCCATCTAtcctttacaaaaacaaaagcaaacacaaacaaagggaGGAAGGATCTGTAGAAGAATATTGGGAGAGCAAGCTGAGGCGGAGCCGGCGGCATTCTCTGTACAGTCTCTCcggaaaaaaaggaaggaagagagggttTTCAGGGAGAGGGAAAGCTCAGAGGAATACTCCAGGTTTTGGGATGAGGATGATGTCGGCGCCGATGTTTTCATCACTTTAAATCGAACAATGGGACGGagcgaccccccccccccccccccccccccccgctttctctctctaaatataaaaaatcttGGTAAATCACTGCAACCACAGTTATAGACATCCATGCAGCTTTTGCATAACATGGTCACCCGTCCCGACAGGAAAACAGCAGTTTGCTGcggggacagacagacagacagacagacagaggacagacagacagacagacaggcagaggacagacagacagacagacgacgTTGTGGTTTCTGTATTGCAGCTTCTCTCTTATCTCGGTCCTCTGGTTAGTACAAATCAGTGTGATGGTTCTGAATGCGTTAtctgtgacccccccccccccccccccctctctctctcacatacacacacacacacatttgttatTCAAACTGTACCTCTAACCTCTGACCGATGAGCCAAAATCAGCAGCTGTAGTTGTGAGGACGGGACAACACGTCCGCACTCTGTTGGTTAAAATGTGTTGTGGCCCTCACCatgcagtaaacaaacaaacacacacacacacacacacacacacactggctccctttctgaaacgttaacgttagctccagctgtaggcTAGTGTCCCCCAAAATATGGTCAAAAGAGCCcacttcgtaacacagagaaggcgactttatgaacgggaaagtgaacgttatgtcaaaaaaacatactgatacgtatctttgcgcatttttaagtggttatacggaaatcacgtagactacaccactgtgcTGGTGGCTTCAGGAGGCGGGGGTGTTACTGACAGGTTTCTTGGAATGACTATGAATATGACTGGGATGAGCTGCTTGCAAACTgaatgagatgtgtgtgttctgtgtggttCAATTATGTGGCTTTTGTTTTATGAAGCTTTTAAGTCAAATTATTGTAATGGCCTGGCAAATGTTGGCACTGGCACTTTTGAAAGCTGATATGAAGTGGTAACTTCACAAAGGGTGAGAACCCCGGCTTTGAGCTCACCCCCCAACAGCATGCTTGTGGCTTCAGAAGGCGCGGGTGTTACTGACAGGATTCTTGGAATGACTATGAATATGCATTCTGAGGCATACTGAGAATGTGGTGACGTAAGCATCAACTCACAGATATAAGCGAGAGGAGCCGAGCTGAGAGGACAAAGTTAAAGGAGCATCACCTGCCGAACACTGAAGTCAGCATGAAGACTGTGTGCATCACGCTGGgcctcctgctggctgctgtctgCTACTGCAACGCTGTGCGTAAGTCTGCAGCCCGTCTGAGGCTTAGAGGGAGAGAACAGGCAGATTCAGGCTGTTTTCTGGGCAAACTAATCCtgtatttgttttcacagaaaatattcaaccttctttttttgaaatagtataattttaCTGGTTGTTATAACGTTTATCAATACAATATGACAGCTATAAAAATAACATGCTGTGCACGTTTAAATTAGATTGAAATTATATCTCACTGTAAGCCGCTGAGGGAAACTGCTCTGAATATAAACACGTTTCAGTTTTTAACAGTagatcatttaattttttttttttttttttttgaagagcaGATTAAAATTCTTGGTATAATATTACCAAGAATGTATTACCAATATTACCAAGAATGTTGAACCCCAAGGGGGTTCAAcattctttttcatctttttcatgttcttgaCCCCCGAGTGGACTCTCATTAAGCACGAAGTGATTTGCCCTTGAAATCTGATATGAgagaatattttgttttgcgTTAATTATGGAGTTGTTGAGGTGTCAGACTCGTCAAAtcaattcaaagtggtgagataaaaacataatattatAGTGCTGTTTTGATGTCTCTAGTGAATTCACCCATTTAGAAgctgagcaaattcacctgaacgctttcaaaaacatgagaaaaagcaAACTAGAAAATAAATTTCTCAtctcatcaatcaatcattagaaaaaaataccagaaaatggaaaatgatatTAAAGAAAAGATATTAAAGACATCTaatgatgttaaaatgatcTTTTTCAGACGCATttcaattaaaatgataatatcTATCAGTTGTGCAGACGAAACCATCAAATTACGTCCTTATTCTACATTTTCTGTAAACTGggatagtgcacctttaacaagAATCAAGAACAAtcaagatatttaaaaaaaaaaaaaaaaaaaaaacctttcccAGACAGTTCCAGTTTGTTTTCACTCTACAGTTTTAGTGCTAGAAATTGTTTGGATAAAGATGAGTAAGATATTATTCAGGCAAACTAAATAGTATAACCTGCAGTGCACTTATATCAGAAAACTGCACTGTTGTGCGATGTGGGaggttacactgcaaaaagtcaaatcttaccaggattatttgtcttatttcaagtcaaaatgtcttatttctagtcaaaatatctcattacacttaaaataagacatgatcagctcagaaattacttgtctttagacaattttcacctgtttcaagtgaaaatttacttgaaacaagttaaaattagcttgaaacaagaaacaaattctgccaatggaagcAAATTTTAGCAaattttacttgtgacacaagtgaacaagcaaatttttacttgtgacacaagtgaacaagtaaaaatttgcttgttcacttgtgtcacaagtaaaatttgcttgttccattggcagaatatgtttcttgtttctagcaaattataacttgtttcaagtaaattttcacttaaaacaggtgaaaattgtctaaagacaagtgatcatgtcttattttaagtgtaatgagatatttttactagaaataagacatttttacttgaaataagacaaatactcttggtaacattttgactttttgcagtgtatgagtTCACTGCAGGCCTGTCAACTCCTGGTGGGCCAAACCTGTCctgcttcactgcaaaaactcaaaatcttaccgagaatatttgtcttatttctagtcaaaatatctcattacacttaaaataagacatgatcacctcagaagtaatttgtttttagacagttttcacttgaattttcacttgaaaatttgcttgattcattggcaaaatttgccagtggaaaaagtgaaaattcactaaaaacaagttatttcttaggtgatcatgtcttattttaagtgtaatgagatattttgactagaaataagacaaatattcttggtaagcttttgagtttttgcagtgttgttgttgtttttttttttacattcacttTTTAGCTTTTTCAACCCCGTGGgcagcacacacagcctcagctcGGCCGCAGTGACTGATCTCTGTTGTCTTCACAGCGTACGCGGTGAACCGGAGCCCCACAGAATGCTGCTTCAAGTTCTACACAGGAAAGAtcctcaaaaaacaaatcatcGATGTCAAGAAGACCTACACCAACTGTGCCGAAAGCGCATTTGTGTACGTTTGTGCTTCAGCCTCACACTTAGAGAACCATCTGACACTTTTTCAGTGAAGCAAATCTCCATCagatacagagacagatagaaaaCTGCATTaagtaaacaaaatgtgatATTCCAAGTGACATTATACACACAACtataaagtataaaataaaataaaatcccccccccccccccccccccacccccgtcGTTGCTCTCTCCCTGCAGGGTCCACACTGCCAACGGGAGGCAGTACTGCATCAGCCAGAGTGTGGAGTGGGCGCAGGCAGCTTACAACGAATTCAGTGTTCAGGCGTAGGACATCCTGCGGCCCCTGCCCCTCGCCCCCTGCCCCGGCACGCTGCTGCTCCGCCTGCAAAGTCACTTCATATCACAGAACCATGTCTTCTCCAAGAGGCTTTGCATTACAGTTTCCTGacagttgttgttggtgtgtgacAGTGCATTATGTAATTATGCTTCATTTTGTAATCATTTCTCAAAATGTGAAACTTTGCTCATTTTACAACAAGATACACAATTTGTAATAAAAACCTTGAATGCAACATGTAGAACATTTCCCTGCATTTTGTGTGATTAGAGCCGGGCTCTGCAGGATTTAGGGACGGGGCTGATCGTGTATCAGATCAGACCTCCACCCCCGCTCACGAGCGGGCCAGCTGGAGCCTTGCAGACGCAACAAATTAAACATCCTGCAAACTGCCCCCCTTCAAAACTCGACATCAGGAGAAACCCCAGGACCCCGAGGCAGGGGCCCGCAGGTTCAGTCCAGGCCCAGTTGTTCATGTGGGGGTCATCTTCATGCTCAAACCAGCCTCTGGGTTTTAATGCCTAAGCCTAACCATTCCCTAAACTCAACCGAGCAGCTACCAACAAACCGTGACCACATGACGGAACCAAGTCCAGTGAAATATAGAACACGTAGCCATTCACCGCACAATTTCATTCAAGTAAACAATGAGGTGTGGGACTTGctgtaaacacagacagcagttaTGGCATGTTATTACATAATGCACTGAACTAATTACATATTCATCAGAACTGTGCCTCCTTCATCAGCCCATGTAATTACAGCCATAGCAGCTTATTACAAAAGGCAGGAAAATGTATTACATCTTGCATTCAAAGTTTTTATGACAAAATACAGCATTATTACATAATAAGGgtgtcattcattttattgaacggttaattataaaaaaaaaaaaagaataaaaagatgaataGACGTTTAGTTTAGCTTTACTGTTAGCCACAGTCTGTTTGCTGCTGcgacccagtttccccacaggAATCATTAAAGCTTCATTTCATCATAAAaccaaaacatgtatttttctaAATGGATTTGAGAAACACAGAACATGTAATATGTTATTAGCTATTAGCTGTTACTGTCGACAGCGATGTGTTCACTGTCAGATGATGGAGAAACGAGACCCGGCTCTCGTTTTCATCACATTTGAAAATCTAGATGGAATAATTTCtatctgtggtgtttttgtcattaataTCCCAACGAGACATGGGAGTTTGGTTATTTGTATGTTGTGATTCCTAAAATACCTGGAAGGTTTACTCTGATTTTTTAGAACTTTGGTACCAGTAATACATGAACTCAGCAGATTAGCTTCTCTTATTATTAAATTCATAATGCTAAGGTTTTTTCAAAATCAACTGTAATCTGAGGGCCGCTTGCTgtttgtggtttttatttttaaactacCCAAGCATTCAAACAGAATGATTATTTAAAGACCAACATGAATGTGTTTTATGATCCTCACTCATAATAATCTTCTGTTAAACATCTCATCTTCTGTGATTTCATAAATGGTTTTGCTTGcttaggacacacacacacacacacacacacacacacacacacacacacacacacacacacacacacacacagcctgacgTGCAGAAGAAGAGGACCACACTGTGGGGATTTAAGCATATCC is a genomic window containing:
- the LOC115360985 gene encoding C-C motif chemokine 4-like; this encodes MKTVCITLGLLLAAVCYCNAVPYAVNRSPTECCFKFYTGKILKKQIIDVKKTYTNCAESAFVVHTANGRQYCISQSVEWAQAAYNEFSVQA